CCGCGACGTTGATCGCGGTGACGGGCGCCGCGACGAGCGGCTCGACCGCCTCGCGGACATCGTCCTGCGCGGCCACCCCGTCGGCGTCGCCGTCGAGCGTGATCGCGAACGACGCCGAGGGCGTGCTGCCGCCGCCGCTGAACGCCGCCGCGGCCGCGTCGCCGGTGCCGACGGTCGTCTGCACGCTCTCGACCGCGTCGACCCCTGCCAGGGCGTCCTCGACCTCGCGCGCGGCCGCGTCCTGCGCCGCGAGCGACGTGCCGACCTCGAACCGCTGCGTCACCGTGACGGTGTTCTGTCCGCTGTCGCCGATGAAGTTCGTCTCGAGGCGCGGCACGAGGCCGAGGGTCCCGACGAGCACGACGACGGCGACGCCGATCGTGACCCAGGGGCGCCGCAGCGCCGCGGCGAGCGACGGCACGTACGCGCGCTGCCACAGGCCACGCCGCTCCTTCGCCTCGGCCGCCTCCCGCGCGCTCGCAGCGCCGTCCTCGGTGCCGTCGGCGCTGCGCGGCGAGCGCACGAACCAGTACGCCAGCACCGGCACGATCGTCAGCGCGACGAGCAGCGACGCGAGCATGGCGATGGCCACGGTCACGGCGAACGGCCGGAACAGCTCGCCGACCATGCCGCCGACGAGCGCGATGGGCAGGAACACCGCGACGGTCGAGATGGTCGAGGCGGCGATGGCCCCGCCGACCTCGCGCACCGCGGTCAGGATCGCGGCGGTCTTCTCCTCGCCGTAGGACAGGTGCCGCTTGATGTTCTCGATGACGACGATCGCGTCGTCGACCACGCGCCCGATCGAGATCGTCAGGGCGCCGAGCGTGAGGATGTTGAGCGTGTACCCGGTCGCGTTCATGACGATGAACGTCACCGCGAGCGACAGCGGGATCGACACCGCGGAGACGAGCGTCGAGCGCAGCGACGCCAGGAACACGAGGATCACGACGACCGCGAACACGAGCCCGAGGCCGCCCTCGGTCGCGAGCCCCTCGATGGACTCCTCGATGAACGGCGCCTGGTCGAACACGACCGCGGTGCGCGCGCCCTCGGCCTCGAGCGCGGGGCCGAGGTCCGCGAGCACGTCCTGCACGGCGTGCGAGACGTCGACGGTGTTGCCGTCGGGGGTCTTGGTGATCGCGACGCCGAGCGCCGGGGAGCCGTCGAGCCGCGAGTACGACGTCGGGTCCTCGGGGGTGACCGTGACGGTCGCGACGTCGCCGAGCGTGCCGGCGCCGAGCGGGAGGGCCGCGAGGTCCTCGACGGACCCGAGGCGCGAGCCGGCCTGCACCGAGTAGGTCCGGTCGCCCTCGGTGAGCGTGCCGACGGGCAGCACGACGCCGTAGTCGGCGAGCAGGTCGGGGACGGCGGTCGGGTCGACGCCCGCGACGGCCACGCGCGCGGCGTCGAGCTCGACGAGCACCTGGTCGGCGGTCCCGCCGGTCACGGCGACCGTGCGGACGCCCTCGATGTCCTCGAGCGCGGGCACCACGACGGTCTCGATGGTCGCGGCGAGCGCGCTCGTGCCGGAGTCGCCGCCCTCGTCGGACGCCGCCGCGAGCTGGATCACGGGCAGGTCGTCGAGCGAGCCGGTGATGACGGTCGGCTCGACGTCCTCGGGCAGCTGGGTCTGCAGGCGCGAGATCGCGGTCTGCAGGCGCTGCGTCGCGGCGTCCAGGTCGGTGCCGTACTCGAGCTCGATGGTGGTCAGGCCGAGCCCCGTCGAGGCGGTCGACGTGATCGCCTCGATGTCCGGGATCGAACGGACCGCGGCCTCCACGGGCTCGACGACCCCCTGCTCGACGACCTCGGGCGAGGACCCCGGGTAGACGGAGACGACGACCGCGACGGGCAGCTGCAGCGACGGGATGAGCTCCTGCTTGAGCTGGCCGACGCCGAGGACCCCGAAGACGGCGATGGCGAGCGTCGCGAGCGCGACGACGGCGCGGTTCGCCAGGGACAGTCGGGCGAGTCGGAACACGGGAGGCCTCCAGGGGCACGACGGCGCACGGGACGTGCCGGCAGACGACGGGCGGACGACGGGCGGACGACGGGCAGGGCGGACGGGGCGGTCGACGCGCGGC
The Cellulomonas sp. NS3 DNA segment above includes these coding regions:
- a CDS encoding efflux RND transporter permease subunit — its product is MFRLARLSLANRAVVALATLAIAVFGVLGVGQLKQELIPSLQLPVAVVVSVYPGSSPEVVEQGVVEPVEAAVRSIPDIEAITSTASTGLGLTTIELEYGTDLDAATQRLQTAISRLQTQLPEDVEPTVITGSLDDLPVIQLAAASDEGGDSGTSALAATIETVVVPALEDIEGVRTVAVTGGTADQVLVELDAARVAVAGVDPTAVPDLLADYGVVLPVGTLTEGDRTYSVQAGSRLGSVEDLAALPLGAGTLGDVATVTVTPEDPTSYSRLDGSPALGVAITKTPDGNTVDVSHAVQDVLADLGPALEAEGARTAVVFDQAPFIEESIEGLATEGGLGLVFAVVVILVFLASLRSTLVSAVSIPLSLAVTFIVMNATGYTLNILTLGALTISIGRVVDDAIVVIENIKRHLSYGEEKTAAILTAVREVGGAIAASTISTVAVFLPIALVGGMVGELFRPFAVTVAIAMLASLLVALTIVPVLAYWFVRSPRSADGTEDGAASAREAAEAKERRGLWQRAYVPSLAAALRRPWVTIGVAVVVLVGTLGLVPRLETNFIGDSGQNTVTVTQRFEVGTSLAAQDAAAREVEDALAGVDAVESVQTTVGTGDAAAAAFSGGGSTPSASFAITLDGDADGVAAQDDVREAVEPLVAAPVTAINVAGSEGGFGSSTVDIAVRATDRDDLAAAAESVHDAVRDVEGAAEVANDLAGEQEVLQVTVDREAAAALGLSETVVSGVVAAAMNPARTIGELDLGDGPLEVVVSSGAAPATRAGIEALVVPSAQGLVPLTDVAAVEAVQVPTSVTRVDGERSATVRVTPATQDVGSLTAELQAAVDGLDLPAGVDVEVGGVASQQQDAFADLGLALLVAIAIVYVVMVATFGSLVQPLILLVSVPFAATGAIAALLVSGTPLGVPALIGALMLVGIVVSNAIVLIDLINQYRERGRSLDDAVREGARKRLRPIVMTALATVFALTPMALGLTGGGAFISKPLALVVIGGLISSTLLTLLVVPALYVLVERRKERRADRRTARRAGRHAAPAAAADESATPDAVAAVRD